One genomic window of Monodelphis domestica isolate mMonDom1 chromosome 1, mMonDom1.pri, whole genome shotgun sequence includes the following:
- the LOC107650746 gene encoding LOW QUALITY PROTEIN: translocating chain-associated membrane protein 1-like (The sequence of the model RefSeq protein was modified relative to this genomic sequence to represent the inferred CDS: inserted 1 base in 1 codon), translating into MVFLVGFMFEMTTKAAVIFVTLQYNVTIPATEEHVTKTASFYYYGIKDLATVFFYMLVAIIIXIHFSKTKHSKFNESGQLSAFYLFSCIWGTSILVSENFISDPAILWKSYPLTLMTFQMKFFYISQLAYWFHAFPELYFQKTKKEDIPRQLVYIGLYLFHIGGAYLLNLNHLGLVLLVLHYFVEFLFHISRLFYFSDEKYQKGFSLWAILFVLGRLLTLILSVLTVGFGLARAENQKLDFSTGNFNVLPVRIAVLASICITQAFMMWKFINFQLRRW; encoded by the exons ATGGTATTCCTGGTGGGGTTTATGTTTGAGATGACAACAAAAGCAGCAGTTATTTTTGTAACTCTTCAATACAATGTTACCATTCCAGCCACAGAAGAGCATGTAACCAAAACAGCCTCTTTTTATTACTATGGCATCAAAGATTTGGCTACAGTTTTCTTCTACATGCTGGTAGCAATAATTA CAATACatttctccaaaacaaaacaCAGCAAGTTTAATGAGTCTGGTCAACTTAGTGCATTCTAccttttttcttgtatttggGGCACAAGCATTCTGGTGTCTGAGAACTTCATCTCAGATCCAGCTATACTGTGGAAGTCCTACCCCCTTACCCTGATGACATTTCAAATGAAGTTTTTCTACATATCACAGCTGGCTTACTGGTTTCATGCTTTTCCCGAGCTCTACTTccagaaaaccaaaaaagaagATATTCCACGACAGCTTGTCTACATTGGACTTTACCTCTTTCACATTGGTGGAGCTTATCTTTTGAACTTAAACCATCTGGGACTTGTTCTTTTGGTGCTGCATTACTTTGTTGAGTTTCTGTTCCATATTTCCAGACTGTTTTATTTTAGtgatgaaaaatatcagaaaggaTTTTCTTTGTGGGCAATTCTGTTTGTTTTGGGAAGACTTCTGACTTTGATTCTCTCTGTGTTAACTGTTGGCTTTGGCCTAGCAAGAGCAGAAAATCAGAAGCTGGATTTCAGTACTGGAAATTTCAATGTGTTACCTGTGAGAATTGCTGTTCTTGCATCTATTTGCATCACTCAGGCATTTATGATGTGGAAGTTCATTAATTTCCAGCTTCGAAGGTGG